A stretch of the Saprospiraceae bacterium genome encodes the following:
- a CDS encoding ABC transporter permease has protein sequence MRTIKFIIQKEFSQFFREKTNIRMLLVMPVIQLILLPLAANYEVRNIQLCVVDHDHSTYVREMIQKVTSSGYFKLNSYVDSYHEGLERMEHDNVDIILEIPSGFEKILIRENEAVLSASVNAVNGQRASLGAQYLLAILREFNREIRLKWIQFPRFNPVPIIKIEHSYWYNPIMNYKYFMVPGILVILLTMVGANMSALNLVREKELGTIEQINVSPIKKYHFIIGKLIPFWIMGQVVLTLGLLVARLIYGIVPLGSIGSIYLFSSAYLFCILGLGLLISTYANTQQQAMLISFFVMMVFILLSGLYTSIDSMPLWAQFITKINPIAYFVQVMRLVIMKGSGLKDILPHIVAILGMATVIIPWAVWNYRKRS, from the coding sequence ATGCGAACCATTAAGTTCATCATACAAAAGGAATTCAGTCAGTTTTTTCGTGAAAAAACCAACATAAGAATGTTGTTGGTTATGCCTGTGATCCAATTGATATTATTACCATTGGCAGCAAATTATGAAGTCAGAAATATTCAACTGTGTGTAGTCGATCACGATCATTCAACCTACGTTCGTGAAATGATTCAAAAAGTTACTTCATCCGGATATTTTAAACTAAATTCTTATGTTGATTCCTATCACGAAGGATTAGAGCGAATGGAACATGATAATGTTGATATTATTTTGGAAATTCCTTCTGGATTTGAAAAGATACTGATACGGGAAAACGAAGCAGTTCTTTCAGCATCAGTTAATGCGGTCAATGGACAACGGGCTAGTTTGGGGGCACAATATTTATTGGCGATCCTGCGTGAATTTAATCGTGAAATCAGATTGAAATGGATTCAGTTTCCAAGGTTTAATCCGGTGCCTATTATAAAAATAGAACATTCATATTGGTATAATCCAATTATGAATTATAAGTATTTTATGGTGCCTGGAATTTTGGTTATTCTACTGACCATGGTAGGTGCAAATATGTCTGCTTTAAATCTTGTTCGTGAGAAAGAACTGGGAACGATCGAACAAATAAATGTTTCGCCCATAAAGAAATACCATTTTATTATTGGTAAATTAATTCCTTTTTGGATTATGGGACAAGTGGTTTTGACCCTTGGTTTATTAGTAGCACGATTAATTTACGGCATTGTACCGCTTGGCAGTATAGGATCTATTTATTTGTTTTCTTCTGCTTATTTATTTTGCATTTTAGGATTAGGTCTTTTGATTTCAACCTATGCAAACACACAGCAACAGGCAATGTTGATTTCATTCTTTGTAATGATGGTATTTATATTATTGAGCGGACTCTATACCTCAATTGACAGCATGCCGCTATGGGCTCAATTCATTACTAAAATTAATCCCATTGCCTATTTCGTACAAGTCATGCGACTGGTCATCATGAAGGGGAGTGGGTTGAAAGATATTTTACCACATATAGTAGCTATACTTGGGATGGCAACCGTTATAATACCTTGGGCTGTTTGGAACTATCGAAAAAGAAGTTGA